A genomic stretch from Enterobacter dykesii includes:
- the xylF gene encoding D-xylose ABC transporter substrate-binding protein — MKIKNLTLTLCTTLLLASFAGHAKEVKIGMAIDDLRLERWQKDRDIFVKKAESLGASVFVQSANGNEETQMSQIENMINRGVDVLVIIPYNGQVLSNVVKEAKQEGIKVLAYDRMINNADIDYYISFDNEKVGELQAQSLIDKVPQGNYFLMGGSPVDNNAKLFREGQMKVLKPYIDNGKIKVVGDQWADGWLPENALKIMENALTANNNKIDAVVASNDATAGGAIQALSAQGLAGKVAISGQDADLAGVKRIIAGTQTMTVYKPITQLANTAAEIAVELGNGKQPKADATLNNGLKDVPARLLTPIEVNKENIDATVVKDGFHKKSEL, encoded by the coding sequence ATGAAGATAAAGAACCTGACTCTAACGCTCTGCACTACGCTCCTCCTTGCAAGCTTTGCAGGGCATGCCAAAGAGGTTAAAATTGGTATGGCGATTGACGACCTGCGCCTGGAGCGCTGGCAAAAAGATCGCGATATTTTTGTTAAAAAAGCAGAATCCCTCGGCGCCAGCGTGTTTGTTCAGTCGGCTAACGGCAACGAAGAAACACAAATGTCGCAGATTGAGAATATGATCAACCGTGGCGTCGATGTTCTGGTCATTATCCCCTATAACGGCCAGGTATTAAGTAACGTGGTGAAAGAAGCCAAACAGGAAGGCATAAAAGTCCTGGCCTATGACCGCATGATTAATAATGCGGATATTGATTATTATATTTCATTCGACAATGAAAAAGTCGGGGAATTACAGGCGCAAAGCCTGATCGACAAAGTGCCTCAGGGCAATTATTTCCTGATGGGCGGCTCTCCGGTAGATAACAACGCCAAACTGTTCCGCGAAGGTCAAATGAAAGTCCTTAAGCCGTACATCGACAACGGGAAAATTAAAGTGGTAGGCGATCAGTGGGCCGACGGCTGGCTGCCAGAAAACGCGCTGAAAATTATGGAAAACGCGCTGACGGCCAACAACAACAAAATTGATGCGGTTGTGGCCTCCAACGATGCCACTGCAGGCGGTGCTATCCAGGCTCTGAGCGCCCAGGGACTGGCCGGAAAAGTCGCCATTTCAGGACAGGATGCCGATCTCGCTGGCGTAAAACGCATTATCGCAGGCACCCAAACCATGACGGTCTACAAACCGATTACCCAGTTGGCCAATACGGCGGCGGAAATCGCCGTGGAGCTGGGCAATGGCAAACAACCTAAGGCAGACGCAACGCTGAATAACGGCCTGAAAGACGTTCCGGCTCGCCTGCTCACGCCGATTGAAGTCAATAAAGAGAACATTGACGCCACCGTGGTTAAAGACGGTTTCCACAAGAAGAGCGAACTGTAA
- the xylA gene encoding xylose isomerase codes for MQAYFDQLDRVRYEGPKTTNPLAFRHYNPDELVLGKRMEDHLRFAACYWHTFCWNGADMFGVGSFDRPWQQPGEAIELAKRKADVAFEFFHKLNVPYYCFHDVDVSPEGASLKEYLNNFAQMVDVLAAKQQQSGVKLLWGTANCFTNPRYGAGAATNPDPEVFSWAATQVVTAMNATHQLGGENYVLWGGREGYETLLNTDLRQEREQIGRFMQMVVDHKHKIGFRGTLLIEPKPQEPTKHQYDYDVATVYGFLKQFGLEKEIKVNIEANHATLAGHSFHHEIASAIALGIFGSVDANRGDAQLGWDTDQFPNSVEENALVMYEIVKAGGFTTGGLNFDAKVRRQSTDKYDLFYGHIGAMDTMALALKVAARMIEDGELDKRVAKRYSGWNSELGQQILKGQLSLAEIAKYAEQQQLAPQHQSGHQELLENLVNHYLFDK; via the coding sequence ATGCAAGCTTATTTCGACCAACTCGATCGTGTTCGTTACGAAGGCCCGAAAACGACCAATCCTTTAGCATTTCGTCACTACAACCCGGATGAGCTGGTGCTGGGTAAGCGCATGGAAGATCATCTGCGCTTTGCCGCCTGTTACTGGCATACCTTCTGCTGGAATGGCGCCGATATGTTCGGCGTGGGTTCCTTTGACCGCCCGTGGCAGCAGCCTGGTGAGGCTATCGAGCTGGCAAAGCGCAAAGCCGATGTGGCGTTTGAGTTCTTCCACAAGCTGAACGTGCCGTACTACTGCTTCCATGACGTCGACGTGTCGCCGGAAGGCGCGTCGCTGAAAGAGTATCTGAACAATTTTGCGCAGATGGTGGATGTACTGGCGGCAAAACAGCAGCAAAGCGGCGTGAAGCTGCTCTGGGGCACGGCAAACTGCTTCACCAACCCACGCTACGGCGCGGGTGCGGCCACCAATCCGGATCCGGAAGTGTTTAGCTGGGCGGCCACGCAGGTTGTGACGGCAATGAACGCTACGCATCAGTTGGGTGGCGAAAACTATGTCCTGTGGGGTGGCCGTGAAGGCTATGAAACCCTGCTCAACACCGACCTGCGCCAGGAGCGCGAGCAGATTGGCCGCTTTATGCAGATGGTTGTCGACCACAAGCACAAAATCGGCTTCCGCGGCACGCTGCTGATCGAGCCGAAACCGCAGGAACCAACCAAGCACCAGTATGACTACGACGTCGCGACCGTGTACGGCTTCCTGAAGCAGTTCGGCCTGGAAAAAGAGATTAAAGTTAACATTGAAGCCAACCACGCCACGCTGGCGGGCCACTCTTTCCACCACGAGATCGCGTCTGCAATTGCGCTGGGCATCTTCGGCTCTGTCGATGCGAACCGTGGCGACGCGCAGCTGGGCTGGGACACCGACCAGTTCCCGAACAGCGTGGAAGAGAATGCGCTGGTGATGTACGAGATCGTCAAAGCGGGCGGTTTCACCACCGGCGGCCTGAACTTTGACGCCAAGGTGCGTCGCCAGAGCACCGATAAATACGATCTGTTCTACGGCCACATTGGCGCGATGGACACCATGGCGCTGGCGCTGAAAGTGGCGGCTCGTATGATTGAAGACGGCGAGCTGGATAAACGCGTAGCGAAGCGTTACAGCGGCTGGAACAGTGAGCTGGGCCAGCAAATCTTGAAAGGTCAGTTATCGCTGGCGGAAATTGCGAAGTACGCTGAACAACAGCAGCTGGCGCCGCAGCACCAGAGCGGGCACCAGGAACTGCTGGAAAATCTCGTAAACCACTATCTGTTTGATAAGTGA
- the xylB gene encoding xylulokinase: MYIGIDLGTSGVKAILLSEQGDVLATQTETLQVSRPHPLWSEQDPEQWWQATDRAIKALGEQHSLRDVKALGIAGQMHGATLLDNQHRVLRPAILWNDGRCAEECALLEERVPNSREITGNLMMPGFTAPKLLWVQRHEPEIFRQVAKVLLPKDYLRFRMTGDFASDMSDAAGTMWLDVAKRDWSEAMLDACHLTREHMPALYEGCEVTGTLLPAVAERWNMPAVPVVAGGGDNAAGAVGVGMVEAGQAMLSLGTSGVYFAVSDGYRSNPESAVHSFCHALPGKWHLMSVMLSAASCLDWAAKLTGMADVPALISAAQQADDAAGTVWFLPYLSGERTPHNNPEAKGVFFGLTHQHGPAELARAVLEGVGYALADGMDVVHDCGLKPTSVTLIGGGARSPYWRQMLSDISGLQLDFRTGGDVGPALGAARLAQIAIHPEQPLSQLLPQLTLEQAHVPDAERHARYAERRNVFRKIYQQLLPLMS; the protein is encoded by the coding sequence ATGTATATCGGGATCGATCTTGGCACATCGGGTGTGAAAGCCATCCTGTTGAGCGAGCAGGGCGACGTGTTAGCAACGCAGACGGAAACGCTGCAGGTTTCACGTCCGCATCCGCTGTGGTCGGAGCAGGATCCGGAGCAGTGGTGGCAGGCGACGGATCGCGCAATCAAAGCTTTAGGAGAGCAGCACAGCCTTCGTGACGTGAAAGCGCTGGGGATTGCCGGGCAAATGCACGGCGCTACGCTGCTCGATAACCAGCATCGCGTGCTGCGCCCTGCGATCCTCTGGAACGATGGCCGCTGTGCGGAAGAGTGCGCGCTTCTTGAGGAACGCGTGCCCAATTCCCGCGAGATTACCGGCAACCTGATGATGCCCGGCTTTACTGCGCCCAAATTGCTGTGGGTGCAGCGCCACGAACCGGAGATTTTCCGTCAGGTGGCGAAAGTCCTGCTGCCGAAAGACTATCTGCGTTTTCGCATGACGGGCGATTTTGCCAGCGACATGTCGGATGCCGCGGGCACCATGTGGCTCGACGTGGCGAAACGCGACTGGAGCGAGGCGATGCTGGATGCCTGCCATCTGACCCGGGAACATATGCCCGCGCTGTACGAAGGCTGTGAGGTGACAGGCACACTGCTGCCAGCCGTTGCGGAACGCTGGAATATGCCTGCCGTACCGGTGGTGGCCGGGGGCGGCGATAACGCGGCGGGCGCCGTGGGCGTTGGCATGGTTGAGGCGGGGCAGGCGATGCTCTCGCTGGGAACGTCCGGCGTCTATTTTGCCGTCAGCGACGGGTATCGCAGTAATCCTGAAAGCGCTGTGCACAGTTTCTGTCATGCCCTTCCCGGGAAATGGCATTTGATGTCGGTGATGCTCAGTGCGGCGTCCTGCCTGGATTGGGCGGCAAAACTCACCGGCATGGCCGACGTTCCGGCGCTCATTTCCGCGGCCCAGCAGGCGGATGACGCTGCGGGTACCGTCTGGTTTTTACCGTATCTTTCCGGCGAGCGTACGCCGCACAACAACCCGGAAGCGAAAGGGGTGTTCTTTGGCTTAACTCATCAACATGGCCCGGCAGAACTGGCGCGCGCGGTTCTGGAAGGCGTGGGCTATGCGCTGGCCGACGGGATGGACGTGGTGCACGACTGCGGCCTGAAGCCGACGAGCGTCACCCTGATTGGCGGCGGTGCGCGAAGCCCTTACTGGCGACAGATGCTGTCGGATATCAGCGGTTTGCAGCTGGATTTCCGCACCGGCGGGGATGTCGGGCCCGCGCTCGGTGCCGCGCGCCTGGCGCAGATAGCCATTCATCCGGAACAACCGCTTTCGCAACTGTTGCCGCAGCTTACGCTTGAACAGGCGCACGTACCTGACGCGGAGCGCCATGCGCGGTACGCGGAAAGGCGTAATGTGTTCCGCAAAATCTACCAGCAGCTGCTGCCGCTGATGTCGTAA
- a CDS encoding isochorismatase family protein, which yields MSRIALINIDTQQSFHHRNYWQESEIPAFQQAMLGLIEGCQTRNIPVVDIFHVDEDGPFTLQSGYVKPMAFLRHQPDVVFQKHVHNAFTDTGLDRWLRERDINQLIICGIRTEQCCETTARVASDLGYAVTFVSEATLTFPMTYKGITLSAAEIRHRTETVLAGRFAEIKTVAETLESL from the coding sequence ATGTCACGTATTGCATTAATCAACATTGATACTCAGCAGTCATTTCATCACCGCAATTACTGGCAGGAAAGCGAGATCCCAGCCTTTCAGCAGGCGATGCTGGGGCTGATTGAAGGCTGCCAGACGCGCAATATTCCGGTCGTTGATATTTTTCACGTGGATGAAGACGGCCCCTTCACGCTGCAAAGCGGCTATGTCAAACCGATGGCCTTTTTGCGTCATCAGCCGGATGTGGTTTTTCAGAAACACGTCCATAATGCCTTCACGGATACCGGGCTTGACCGCTGGCTGCGCGAGCGTGATATCAACCAGCTGATTATCTGCGGCATTCGCACTGAACAATGCTGTGAAACCACCGCCCGGGTGGCATCCGATCTGGGTTATGCTGTGACCTTTGTTAGTGAGGCAACGCTGACGTTTCCCATGACGTACAAGGGGATAACCCTTAGCGCAGCGGAAATTCGCCATCGTACCGAGACGGTGCTGGCCGGGCGTTTTGCCGAGATTAAAACGGTAGCGGAGACGCTGGAGTCATTGTAA
- a CDS encoding GlxA family transcriptional regulator, which yields MRIDVWFVMLPGVLSLDMTGPAETFVLAGDAFRLHYIGPQPEVPTSIGLTMSGIQPLPERLPEGSLLVLPGVSDSRSQFSTPQAQQIQHWLMRLQPQIQRQEITVMCVCSGALLAAKSGLLNNRQCTTHHDVISRLRTATPTATIKENRIFVQDENIWTSAGITSGIDLALHMINRLCGPEKALSVAREMVVWFRRSGDDPQLSPWLRYRNHLHPAIHRAQDALTAEPQKTWSLPDIAALAHVSPRHLTRLFQSHLGISVRDYLEQLRLAVAEQWLLQGRGVEQASLAAGFSSPRQYHRARQRSVN from the coding sequence ATGCGCATCGACGTCTGGTTCGTGATGTTGCCCGGGGTGCTGTCATTAGACATGACCGGCCCGGCAGAGACCTTTGTGCTGGCAGGCGACGCGTTTCGCCTGCATTACATTGGCCCGCAGCCGGAGGTTCCGACGTCCATTGGCCTGACGATGAGCGGCATCCAGCCGCTGCCGGAGCGTCTCCCGGAAGGCAGCCTGCTGGTGCTGCCGGGTGTGAGCGACTCCCGCAGTCAGTTCTCAACGCCACAGGCGCAGCAGATCCAGCACTGGTTGATGCGCCTGCAGCCGCAGATCCAGCGCCAGGAAATCACCGTGATGTGCGTCTGTTCAGGGGCCTTACTGGCGGCTAAATCGGGCCTGTTGAACAACCGGCAGTGCACGACCCATCATGACGTTATTAGCCGTTTACGCACCGCGACCCCCACGGCGACGATTAAAGAAAACCGCATCTTTGTGCAGGATGAGAACATCTGGACCAGCGCGGGGATCACGTCAGGCATCGATCTGGCGCTGCATATGATTAACCGCCTGTGCGGCCCCGAAAAGGCGCTGAGTGTGGCGCGTGAGATGGTGGTCTGGTTCCGCCGTTCCGGTGACGATCCCCAGCTCTCTCCGTGGCTGCGCTACCGCAATCATCTTCATCCGGCGATCCATCGGGCGCAGGATGCGCTCACCGCCGAGCCGCAAAAAACGTGGAGCTTGCCTGACATTGCCGCACTGGCGCACGTCAGCCCGCGTCATCTCACCCGGCTTTTCCAGTCACATTTAGGGATTAGCGTTCGCGATTATCTGGAACAGCTGCGTCTGGCGGTGGCGGAGCAGTGGCTATTGCAGGGGCGCGGCGTTGAGCAGGCTTCACTGGCGGCGGGCTTTTCCTCCCCGCGCCAGTACCATCGCGCCCGGCAGCGCAGCGTTAACTGA
- a CDS encoding acyltransferase: MQSKINWIDNLRGIACLMVVMIHTTTWYVTNAHSISPVNWDIANILNSASRVSVPLFFMISGFLFFGERSAQPRHFIRIAACLGFYSAVALLYITLFTSINAGLSLKYVLQKPVFYHLWFFFAIIVIYLVSPLIQVKHVSGKMLLALMVVIGIIANPNTVSQKIDGFEWLPVNLYINGDTFYYVLYGMLGRAIGMMDTQKRGLNWLCGALFIAGVAVISRGTLHELQWRGNFADTWYLYCGPMVFICAVSLLTLAKNTLNARPLPVLSLISRHSLGIYGFHALVIHALRTRGVELKSWPVLDMVWIFAATLAISLLLSMLLQKIDVRRFVS; the protein is encoded by the coding sequence ATGCAGTCAAAAATTAACTGGATTGATAACCTGCGAGGAATAGCGTGCCTGATGGTGGTCATGATCCACACGACGACCTGGTACGTCACGAATGCCCACAGCATCAGCCCCGTTAACTGGGATATCGCCAATATTCTCAACTCTGCGTCACGCGTCAGCGTGCCGCTGTTCTTTATGATTTCCGGCTTTCTCTTTTTTGGCGAACGCAGCGCGCAGCCGCGGCACTTCATCCGCATCGCGGCCTGTCTGGGGTTCTACAGCGCCGTTGCCCTGCTCTATATCACGCTGTTTACCTCCATTAACGCCGGGCTATCGCTGAAATACGTGCTGCAAAAACCGGTGTTCTACCACCTGTGGTTCTTCTTCGCCATTATCGTTATCTATCTGGTCTCCCCGCTCATCCAGGTAAAACACGTCAGCGGTAAAATGCTTCTGGCCCTGATGGTGGTGATTGGCATCATCGCCAACCCGAATACGGTTTCGCAAAAAATCGACGGATTTGAGTGGTTGCCGGTGAACCTTTATATCAATGGCGATACTTTTTACTACGTGCTTTACGGCATGCTGGGGCGCGCCATCGGGATGATGGACACGCAAAAACGCGGTCTGAACTGGCTCTGCGGGGCGCTGTTTATCGCTGGGGTGGCGGTGATTTCACGCGGGACGCTGCACGAGCTGCAGTGGCGCGGCAATTTTGCCGATACCTGGTATCTCTATTGCGGGCCGATGGTCTTTATCTGTGCCGTTTCGCTGCTCACGCTCGCCAAAAATACCCTGAACGCGCGTCCCCTGCCCGTGCTGAGCCTTATCTCGCGGCACTCTCTCGGGATTTACGGTTTTCACGCGCTGGTGATCCACGCGCTGCGCACGAGAGGCGTTGAGCTAAAAAGCTGGCCGGTGCTGGATATGGTCTGGATTTTTGCCGCCACGCTGGCGATCAGCCTGCTGCTGTCGATGCTGCTGCAAAAAATAGACGTTCGCCGCTTCGTCAGTTAA